Proteins co-encoded in one Synechococcus elongatus PCC 6301 genomic window:
- the psb30 gene encoding photosystem II reaction center protein Ycf12/Psb30 yields the protein MGFLSSINFEVIFQLTTLALLVIAGPAVIILLYLRGGDL from the coding sequence ATGGGTTTCCTGAGCAGCATCAATTTCGAAGTCATTTTTCAGCTGACGACGCTGGCATTGCTTGTGATTGCTGGCCCAGCGGTGATCATCCTGCTGTACCTCCGCGGTGGTGACCTCTAG